From a single Planctellipticum variicoloris genomic region:
- a CDS encoding SMP-30/gluconolactonase/LRE family protein — protein MTRLWTSFALLAALIGTASAFAQDTYPEHPDSKRQEGVPQGKIEGPFPWKSTIFPGTVRDYWVYVPAQYDGSKPACVMVVQDGLGLANGWKVPIVLDNLIHKKEVPVTIGIFVSPGVVPAPHDKAQPRFNRSFEYDGLGDRYARFLIEEVLPEVGKTYKLSQDPNDRAIAGSSSGGIAAFTAAWECPDAFRRVFTGVGTYVGLRGGNEYPVLIRKSEPKPIRVFLQDGSNDNNIFAGSWWVANQDMLAALEWAGYDVNHAWGEGGHNGKHATAILPDALRWLWRDYPQPVEAAPSNKRIEVLIPGENWQLVSEGHGFTEGPAVAPNGDVYFTDIPKNRIHKIDPAGKVTVFAEETNGANGLMFGPDGQLYACQNNAQRIVRYNTEGQHEVVVTDAPSNDLVLLKTGGGYFTDPGNKKVWHFTLDGTKQLVAEGIEFPNGVIPSADQTLLFVNDTRGRWITSWSIQPDGMLANRQEYGWLHRPDHTGQTGADGMTVDTEGRLYVTTNMGVQVLDQLGRVHFMLDKPDPAWLSNAVFAGPEKNVLYVTCGGKVFKRKLNATGVIPWQDPVTPPKPRL, from the coding sequence ATGACGCGCCTCTGGACCTCCTTCGCCCTGCTCGCCGCGCTGATTGGCACGGCGTCCGCCTTCGCCCAGGACACCTACCCCGAGCATCCCGACTCCAAACGCCAGGAAGGCGTCCCCCAAGGGAAGATCGAGGGCCCGTTCCCGTGGAAGAGCACGATCTTCCCCGGCACCGTCCGCGATTACTGGGTCTATGTCCCCGCCCAGTACGACGGCTCCAAGCCCGCCTGCGTGATGGTCGTCCAGGACGGCCTCGGCCTCGCCAACGGCTGGAAGGTGCCGATCGTCCTCGACAACTTGATCCACAAGAAAGAGGTCCCGGTCACGATCGGCATCTTCGTCAGCCCCGGCGTCGTCCCCGCGCCGCACGATAAGGCCCAGCCGCGGTTTAATCGCAGCTTCGAATACGACGGCCTCGGCGACCGCTACGCCCGCTTCCTCATCGAAGAGGTCCTCCCCGAAGTCGGCAAGACCTACAAACTGAGCCAGGATCCCAACGACCGGGCCATCGCCGGCTCCAGCTCCGGAGGCATCGCCGCCTTCACCGCGGCCTGGGAATGCCCGGACGCCTTCCGGCGGGTCTTCACCGGCGTCGGGACCTACGTCGGCCTCCGCGGCGGCAACGAGTATCCGGTCCTCATCCGCAAGTCCGAGCCGAAGCCGATCCGGGTCTTCCTGCAGGACGGCTCGAACGACAACAACATCTTTGCCGGAAGCTGGTGGGTCGCCAACCAGGACATGCTGGCCGCTCTCGAATGGGCCGGCTACGACGTCAACCACGCCTGGGGCGAGGGTGGCCACAACGGTAAACACGCGACGGCGATCCTGCCGGACGCCCTCCGCTGGCTGTGGCGCGACTATCCGCAGCCGGTCGAGGCCGCCCCGTCCAACAAGCGGATCGAGGTCCTCATTCCCGGCGAAAACTGGCAGCTCGTCAGCGAAGGGCACGGATTCACGGAAGGCCCGGCCGTCGCGCCGAACGGCGACGTCTATTTTACGGACATCCCCAAAAACCGGATTCACAAGATCGATCCGGCCGGCAAGGTCACGGTCTTCGCCGAGGAGACCAACGGCGCGAACGGCCTGATGTTCGGCCCCGACGGCCAGCTCTACGCCTGCCAGAACAACGCCCAGCGGATCGTGCGCTACAACACCGAAGGCCAGCACGAAGTCGTCGTGACCGACGCCCCGAGCAACGACCTCGTGCTCCTCAAGACTGGCGGCGGATACTTCACCGATCCCGGCAACAAGAAGGTCTGGCACTTCACGCTCGACGGCACGAAGCAGCTCGTCGCCGAAGGGATCGAGTTTCCCAACGGCGTGATTCCCTCCGCCGACCAGACGCTGCTGTTCGTCAACGACACGCGCGGACGCTGGATCACTTCGTGGTCGATCCAGCCCGACGGCATGCTCGCCAACCGCCAGGAATACGGCTGGCTGCATCGTCCCGATCACACGGGGCAAACCGGGGCCGACGGCATGACCGTCGACACGGAGGGCCGGCTCTACGTGACGACGAATATGGGTGTGCAGGTCCTCGACCAGCTCGGCCGGGTGCACTTCATGCTCGACAAGCCCGACCCCGCCTGGCTCTCGAACGCCGTCTTCGCCGGGCCGGAGAAGAACGTTTTGTACGTGACGTGCGGCGGGAAAGTCTTCAAACGGAAGCTGAACGCCACGGGCGTCATCCCGTGGCAGGATCCGGTGACGCCGCCGAAACCGCGCCTGTAG